One genomic window of Arthrobacter caoxuetaonis includes the following:
- the gdhA gene encoding NADP-specific glutamate dehydrogenase — translation MDATLTRVRDEVFRRNPGETEFHQAVVEVFESLEPVLRKHPEFGEAAILQRICEPERQIIFRVPWVDDAGHVRINRGFRVEFNSALGPYKGGLRFHPSVYLGIVKFLGFEQIFKNALTGMPIGGGKGGSDFDPRGKSDAEVMRFCQSFMTELYRHIGEYTDVPAGDIGVGGREIGYLFGQYKRITNRYESGVLTGKGVSWGGSLVRPEATGYGAVMFVEEMLKTRSLSLDGQRVIVSGSGNVAINAIAKAQSLGGKVIACSDSGGYVVDEAGIDVPLLRQIKEHERGRISEYAARRGSGVSYVAGGSVWDAGANVALPCATQNELGEHDAASLVKSGVVAVAEGANMPCTPKAIEVFQEANVLFGPGKAANAGGVATSALEMQQNASRDAWSFEHTEQRLSQIMVNIHDRCAETAEEYGAPGNYVVGANIGGFVKVADAMLALGVI, via the coding sequence ATGGACGCAACTCTTACGCGCGTGCGCGACGAAGTATTCCGCCGCAATCCCGGCGAAACCGAATTCCACCAAGCGGTGGTCGAAGTCTTCGAATCCCTCGAACCGGTGCTGCGCAAGCATCCCGAGTTCGGCGAAGCCGCCATCCTGCAGCGTATCTGCGAACCCGAGCGGCAGATTATCTTCCGGGTCCCATGGGTCGACGACGCCGGACATGTGCGCATCAACCGCGGCTTCCGCGTCGAGTTCAATTCCGCGCTTGGCCCGTACAAGGGCGGGCTCCGCTTCCATCCGTCCGTCTATCTGGGCATCGTCAAGTTCCTCGGCTTCGAGCAGATCTTCAAGAACGCACTGACCGGCATGCCCATCGGCGGCGGCAAGGGCGGCTCCGACTTCGATCCCCGGGGCAAGTCCGACGCCGAAGTCATGCGGTTCTGCCAGTCCTTTATGACCGAGCTGTACCGCCACATCGGGGAATACACCGACGTCCCCGCCGGTGACATCGGGGTGGGCGGCCGGGAAATCGGTTACCTCTTTGGGCAGTACAAGCGCATTACGAACCGTTACGAGTCCGGCGTCCTCACCGGCAAGGGAGTGAGCTGGGGCGGGTCCCTGGTCCGTCCCGAAGCAACCGGCTACGGCGCGGTGATGTTCGTCGAGGAGATGCTCAAGACGCGGAGCCTCAGCCTGGACGGCCAGCGGGTCATCGTCTCCGGTTCCGGGAACGTGGCCATTAACGCCATTGCGAAGGCGCAGTCGCTGGGCGGCAAGGTCATTGCCTGCTCGGACTCCGGCGGCTATGTCGTGGACGAAGCGGGCATTGATGTTCCGCTGCTGCGCCAGATCAAGGAACACGAACGAGGCCGCATCTCCGAGTACGCAGCGCGCAGGGGCAGCGGAGTTTCCTACGTGGCCGGCGGATCCGTCTGGGACGCCGGTGCGAACGTCGCCCTTCCGTGCGCCACCCAAAACGAGCTGGGCGAACATGACGCCGCCTCGCTGGTCAAGTCGGGTGTTGTCGCCGTGGCCGAGGGAGCGAACATGCCGTGCACCCCGAAGGCAATCGAGGTGTTCCAGGAAGCGAACGTCCTCTTCGGTCCGGGCAAGGCTGCCAACGCCGGCGGCGTTGCCACGTCTGCGCTGGAAATGCAGCAGAACGCCAGCCGCGATGCCTGGTCCTTTGAACACACCGAACAGCGGCTGAGCCAAATCATGGTGAACATCCATGACCGGTGCGCGGAAACGGCGGAAGAATACGGGGCTCCCGGCAACTACGTCGTGGGCGCCAACATCGGCGGCT
- a CDS encoding ArsR/SmtB family transcription factor, which produces MVIDDVFAVIAEGTRREILGALRGGDKSVGTLVEELEVSQPTVSKHLKVLREAGLVTMRADGQRRYYALKTAPLDEVVLWLSAFDLPSLTAAQPTTPRLAGVAAGLETAETRGGRSLFAGRPASEAGRQTAAAAVAAQLPPGAAEHLSASDASVQQQLGRTVGRAAERAADLLGSLPKFRRRRP; this is translated from the coding sequence ATGGTCATTGACGATGTATTCGCTGTCATCGCGGAAGGCACCCGGCGTGAAATCCTCGGTGCCCTCCGTGGCGGGGACAAATCCGTTGGAACGCTGGTTGAAGAACTGGAGGTCAGCCAGCCCACGGTGTCGAAGCACCTGAAGGTCCTGCGCGAGGCCGGCCTTGTCACCATGCGCGCTGACGGCCAGCGCCGTTACTACGCGCTGAAGACGGCCCCCCTCGATGAAGTAGTACTATGGCTAAGCGCATTTGATCTGCCATCACTTACCGCCGCCCAGCCCACCACTCCGCGTCTGGCCGGCGTCGCCGCCGGGCTGGAGACAGCCGAAACACGCGGCGGCCGGTCCCTGTTTGCCGGACGCCCAGCGTCCGAGGCAGGCCGGCAAACCGCTGCCGCTGCCGTGGCAGCGCAGCTGCCGCCGGGGGCCGCCGAGCACCTTTCGGCATCCGACGCCAGCGTCCAGCAGCAGCTTGGCCGCACCGTCGGCCGCGCCGCGGAACGCGCCGCTGATCTGCTGGGTTCACTGCCCAAGTTCCGTCGCCGTCGCCCCTAG